The following are encoded in a window of Geobacter metallireducens GS-15 genomic DNA:
- a CDS encoding flavin prenyltransferase UbiX, with translation MSGTVLVGITGASGSVYGLRLCEELLKAGKRVVVTASGAGIGVVREETNLDLSAGEEDAVARLRELFGASPEQLSFYGADNLFAPPASGSAAPDAMVVAPCSMGTLARIATGLSSTLLERCADVMVKEGRPLVIVPRETPLSAIHLENMLKLARLGVRVVPAMPAFYHRPRTLDDLVDFVVGKVLDTLGVHHELFTRWGVKAGTGD, from the coding sequence ATGAGCGGTACGGTTCTCGTGGGGATCACCGGGGCCTCCGGCTCCGTCTACGGGCTGCGACTCTGCGAGGAGCTCCTCAAGGCGGGAAAGCGGGTGGTGGTCACCGCCAGCGGCGCCGGCATCGGCGTGGTGCGGGAGGAGACCAATCTGGACCTTTCGGCTGGGGAGGAGGACGCGGTGGCCCGACTGCGGGAGCTCTTCGGCGCTTCGCCGGAACAGCTCTCCTTTTATGGCGCCGATAACCTCTTCGCTCCCCCGGCCAGCGGCTCGGCGGCCCCCGACGCCATGGTGGTGGCCCCGTGCAGCATGGGGACCCTGGCCCGCATCGCTACCGGCCTTTCCTCAACGCTCCTTGAGCGGTGCGCCGATGTCATGGTCAAGGAGGGGCGTCCCCTGGTGATCGTCCCCCGGGAGACTCCCCTGTCAGCCATTCACCTGGAGAATATGCTGAAGCTGGCCCGGCTCGGGGTGCGTGTTGTGCCGGCCATGCCCGCCTTCTACCATCGGCCCAGAACCCTGGACGACCTGGTGGATTTCGTGGTGGGTAAGGTGCTCGACACCCTCGGCGTTCACCATGAGCTCTTCACCCGTTGGGGAGTAAAGGCCGGGACCGGGGATTAG
- a CDS encoding 4-hydroxybenzoate octaprenyltransferase — protein sequence MVSEERMAMGMFGKIKVFLEMIKFSHTVFALPFAFTGAVLAARGVPTAYQVFWILMAMVGARTAAMGMNRVIDAEIDARNPRTAGRAIPAGLIGKGTAVAFIVISILLMLYAAYRLNPLCLYLSPVALFFLVLYSYCKRFTALAHVVLGICLAAAPLGAWIAIRGTVELPAVLLGLAVLFWVAGFDILYALQDLEFDKGAGLHSIPSRLGVNGSLWTARLFHVAMAALLAGLYVSAGLGVWYLAGLGLCVTMLLYEHWLLRGGDLSRLDAAFFAMNGYISITLFVATFVDVLARKGGA from the coding sequence ATGGTAAGTGAGGAAAGGATGGCCATGGGGATGTTCGGGAAGATTAAGGTGTTTCTGGAGATGATCAAGTTCTCCCACACGGTCTTTGCCCTCCCCTTCGCCTTTACGGGAGCGGTGCTGGCCGCCCGGGGAGTGCCGACGGCGTACCAGGTGTTCTGGATCCTCATGGCAATGGTGGGGGCCCGGACGGCCGCAATGGGGATGAATCGGGTCATCGACGCGGAGATTGATGCCCGCAACCCCCGCACCGCCGGCCGCGCCATCCCGGCGGGACTCATCGGCAAGGGAACCGCCGTCGCCTTCATCGTTATTTCGATCCTCCTCATGCTCTACGCGGCTTACCGGCTGAACCCCCTCTGCCTCTACCTGTCGCCAGTGGCCCTCTTTTTCCTGGTCCTCTACTCCTACTGCAAACGCTTCACGGCACTGGCCCACGTGGTTCTCGGCATCTGTCTGGCCGCTGCCCCCCTGGGGGCCTGGATCGCCATCCGGGGGACGGTGGAGCTCCCTGCGGTGCTCCTGGGGCTTGCGGTCCTCTTCTGGGTGGCCGGCTTCGACATCCTCTACGCCCTCCAGGACCTGGAGTTCGACAAGGGGGCAGGGCTCCACTCGATTCCGTCCCGGCTCGGGGTGAACGGGTCCCTCTGGACTGCCCGCCTCTTCCACGTGGCCATGGCGGCGCTCCTGGCGGGGCTGTACGTCAGCGCCGGACTCGGCGTCTGGTACCTGGCGGGGCTCGGGCTCTGCGTCACCATGCTCCTCTACGAGCACTGGCTCCTCCGGGGTGGGGACCTCTCCCGTCTGGACGCCGCCTTTTTCGCCATGAACGGCTACATCAGCATTACCCTCTTCGTGGCCACCTTCGTGGATGTCCTGGCGCGAAAGGGGGGGGCATGA